The following proteins come from a genomic window of Paucimonas lemoignei:
- the fliI gene encoding flagellum-specific ATP synthase has translation MRLDRTSFGKRLGSYAETIDLPTQPLVEGRLLRMVGLTLEAEGLRAAMGSRCVVINDDSHHPVEVEAEVMGFSGSKVFLMPVGSVAGIAPGARVVPLIDTGRLPMGMAMLGRVLDGAGRALDGKGGMKAEDWVPMDGPTINPLKRNPISQPLDVGIRCINGLLTVGRGQRLGLFAGTGVGKSVLLGMMTRFTEADIIVVGLIGERGREVKEFIEHSLGEEGLKRSVVVASPADDAPLMRLRAAMYCTRIAEYFRDKGMNVLLLMDSLTRFAQAQREIALAIGEPPATKGYPPSVFAKLPKLVERAGNAEAGGGSITAFYTVLSEGDDQQDPIADSARGVLDGHIVLSRRLAEEGHYPAIDIEASISRVMPSVVTPEHMNQAQHFKQLWSRYQQSRDLISVGAYVAGGDRETDLAIALQPVLVRYLRQGLNENQSMENSSAQLAAVFNPAAGG, from the coding sequence ATGCGCCTTGATCGCACCAGCTTTGGCAAGCGCCTGGGTTCGTACGCCGAAACCATCGACCTGCCCACTCAGCCGTTGGTCGAGGGCCGCCTGTTGCGCATGGTCGGCCTGACGCTGGAAGCCGAAGGCTTGCGCGCCGCGATGGGCAGCCGCTGTGTAGTGATCAACGATGACAGCCATCATCCGGTTGAAGTCGAAGCCGAAGTCATGGGCTTTTCCGGCAGCAAAGTCTTTCTCATGCCGGTGGGCAGTGTGGCGGGGATTGCCCCTGGCGCGCGAGTGGTGCCGCTGATCGACACCGGCCGCCTGCCAATGGGCATGGCCATGTTGGGTCGCGTGCTCGACGGTGCCGGACGTGCACTGGACGGCAAGGGCGGCATGAAGGCCGAAGACTGGGTGCCCATGGATGGCCCGACTATCAACCCGCTCAAGCGCAACCCCATCAGCCAGCCGCTGGACGTCGGTATCCGCTGCATCAACGGATTGTTGACGGTAGGCCGTGGCCAGCGGCTGGGTCTATTCGCCGGTACGGGCGTCGGCAAGAGCGTCCTGCTGGGCATGATGACGCGCTTCACCGAGGCCGACATCATCGTGGTGGGTCTGATCGGCGAGCGGGGCCGGGAAGTTAAAGAGTTCATCGAGCACAGCCTCGGTGAAGAAGGCCTCAAGCGTTCCGTCGTGGTCGCATCGCCAGCCGATGACGCGCCCTTGATGCGTTTGCGTGCCGCCATGTACTGCACGCGTATCGCCGAATACTTTCGCGACAAGGGCATGAACGTCCTGTTGCTGATGGATTCCCTGACCCGTTTCGCCCAGGCCCAGCGTGAAATCGCCCTGGCCATTGGCGAGCCGCCCGCCACCAAAGGTTACCCGCCTTCGGTATTCGCCAAGCTGCCCAAGCTGGTGGAGCGCGCCGGTAACGCCGAAGCGGGCGGTGGTTCGATCACTGCGTTTTATACCGTGTTGTCCGAGGGCGATGACCAGCAGGACCCGATTGCCGACTCGGCCCGAGGCGTGCTCGATGGTCACATCGTGTTGTCCCGGCGCCTGGCCGAAGAAGGGCACTATCCGGCCATTGATATCGAAGCGTCCATCAGCCGGGTCATGCCGTCGGTGGTCACGCCTGAGCACATGAATCAGGCGCAGCATTTCAAGCAGCTGTGGTCTCGTTATCAGCAGAGCCGTGACTTGATCAGCGTCGGTGCTTACGTCGCCGGTGGGGATCGGGAAACGGACCTGGCAATTGCCTTGCAGCCAGTGCTGGTGCGTTACCTGCGCCAGGGGCTCAACGAGAACCAGAGCATGGAAAACAGCAGCGCCCAGCTGGCGGCCGTGTTCAATCCGGCAGCGGGCGGCTGA
- the fliH gene encoding flagellar assembly protein H: MSSSSKEPASDLIRAKDVGGFDVWSLPSFDPFVEPVPEPEPEVEEPVEVIEEVPLEEVQPITLEELESIRQEAYNEGFATGEKEGFHSTQLKVRQEAELALGAKLASLERLMEQFLNPIAEQDTQIEKSMILLVEHIARKVIQRELTTDSRQIGNVLRDALKLLPMGATNVRIFINPQDFEQIKTLRERHEENWRIVEDDTLQAGGCRIETEHSRIDASIETRITQAVAKMYDQMHEQALHPAAPDTSLDLDKIPETSVSGADEKPDAP; this comes from the coding sequence ATGTCCAGCTCCAGCAAAGAACCGGCCAGCGACCTGATTCGCGCCAAGGATGTCGGCGGTTTCGACGTGTGGTCGCTGCCCAGTTTCGACCCTTTTGTAGAGCCCGTACCCGAGCCTGAACCGGAGGTTGAAGAGCCGGTCGAGGTCATCGAGGAAGTGCCGCTGGAAGAAGTCCAGCCCATCACCCTGGAAGAGCTGGAAAGCATCCGCCAGGAGGCCTACAACGAAGGCTTCGCCACGGGCGAAAAAGAAGGCTTCCACAGCACCCAGCTCAAAGTGCGGCAGGAAGCCGAACTGGCCCTGGGCGCCAAGCTGGCAAGCCTTGAACGATTGATGGAGCAGTTTCTCAACCCCATCGCCGAGCAAGACACGCAGATCGAGAAATCGATGATCCTGCTGGTCGAGCACATTGCCCGCAAAGTCATCCAGCGCGAGCTGACCACCGACTCCCGGCAGATTGGCAATGTCTTGCGCGACGCATTGAAGCTGTTGCCCATGGGCGCCACTAACGTGCGAATTTTCATCAACCCTCAGGACTTCGAGCAGATCAAGACGCTGCGCGAGCGCCATGAGGAAAACTGGCGCATCGTCGAAGACGATACCTTGCAGGCTGGTGGTTGCCGGATCGAGACCGAGCACAGCCGCATCGATGCCAGCATCGAGACCCGGATCACCCAGGCCGTTGCCAAGATGTACGACCAGATGCACGAGCAGGCCCTGCATCCGGCGGCGCCAGACACCAGCCTTGATCTGGACAAGATCCCTGAAACCAGCGTGTCTGGCGCTGACGAGAAGCCCGATGCGCCTTGA
- the fliG gene encoding flagellar motor switch protein, which yields MNDRAVVTKLSKVEKAAVLLLSLGETDAAQVLRHMGPKEVQRVGVAMAQMRNVHREQVEEVMTEFVETVGDQTSLGVGSDGYIRKMLTQALGEDKANGLIDRILLGGNTSGLDSLKWMEPRAVADVIRFEHPQIQAIVVAYLDADQAGEVLGHFDHKVRLDIILRVSSLNTVQPAALKELNQILEKQFSGNANTSRTTLGGIKRAADIMNFLDSSIEGTLMDSIREVDEDLSTQIEDLMFVFNNLADVDDRGIQALLREVSSDVLVLALKGSDEAIKEKIFKNMSKRAAELLRDDLEAKGPVRVSDVETAQKEILTIARRMAEAGEIVLGGKGGEEMI from the coding sequence ATGAATGATCGAGCCGTCGTAACCAAGCTGAGCAAAGTCGAGAAAGCCGCCGTGTTGCTGCTTTCCTTGGGCGAAACCGACGCGGCCCAGGTGCTGCGGCACATGGGTCCCAAGGAAGTGCAGCGCGTGGGTGTGGCCATGGCGCAGATGCGCAACGTGCACCGCGAGCAGGTCGAAGAGGTCATGACCGAGTTCGTCGAGACCGTCGGCGATCAGACCAGCCTGGGCGTCGGCTCCGACGGCTACATCCGCAAAATGCTCACCCAGGCACTGGGTGAAGACAAGGCCAACGGCCTCATCGACCGCATTTTGCTGGGCGGCAACACCAGCGGTCTGGACAGCCTGAAATGGATGGAGCCGCGCGCGGTTGCCGACGTGATCCGTTTTGAGCACCCGCAGATTCAGGCCATCGTGGTGGCCTATCTGGACGCCGATCAGGCCGGTGAAGTGCTGGGCCATTTCGACCACAAGGTGCGCCTGGACATCATCCTGCGCGTGTCTTCGTTGAACACCGTGCAGCCGGCCGCGCTCAAGGAATTGAACCAGATTCTCGAGAAGCAGTTCTCGGGTAACGCCAACACGTCGCGTACCACCCTGGGTGGTATCAAGCGTGCTGCCGATATCATGAACTTCCTCGACAGCTCCATCGAAGGCACGCTCATGGATTCGATCCGCGAGGTCGACGAAGATCTGTCGACCCAGATCGAAGACCTCATGTTTGTCTTCAACAACCTTGCCGACGTCGACGATCGCGGTATCCAGGCGCTGTTGCGCGAAGTGTCTTCGGACGTATTGGTGCTGGCGCTCAAGGGTTCGGACGAGGCGATCAAAGAAAAAATCTTCAAGAACATGTCCAAGCGTGCCGCCGAGCTGCTGCGTGACGACCTGGAAGCCAAGGGTCCGGTACGTGTCAGCGACGTGGAAACTGCACAGAAAGAAATCCTCACTATCGCTCGCCGTATGGCCGAGGCCGGGGAGATCGTTCTCGGCGGCAAAGGTGGCGAGGAAATGATCTAA
- the fliF gene encoding flagellar MS-ring protein, protein MAETLADSVPAKTGASGKKPLMGLAFLENLSEMTMLRQVGLMVGLAASVAIGFAVVLWSQQPDYRPLYGSLAGMDGKQVMDTLTTANIPYTIEPNSGALLVKADDVQRARIQLASAGVTQHDGNVGFEILDKDQGLGTSQFMEATRYRRGLEGELARTISSLNNIKAARVHLAIPKSSVFVRDDRKPSASILVELYAGRSLEPSQVMAIVNLVSTSVPELAKSQISVVDQKGNLLSDQAENSELTMAGKQFDYSRRMESMLTQRVQNILQPVLGSDRYKAEVSANVDFSAVESTAESFNPDQPALRSEQSVNEQRSSSSGPQGVPGALSNQPPGPATAPQAAGGAAGGAAAAIAPGQPLLDANGQQIMDPATGQPALAPYPADKRVQSTKNFELDRSISHTKQQQGRLTRLSVAVVVDDQVKVNAANGEVTRTPWSADDLNRFTRLVQNAVGFDASRGDSVSVVNVPFSAEKGEVFTEIPFYSQPWFWDIVKQAVGIIFILILVFGVLRPVLNNITNGKSKELAGFDDGTGGFGGMGGGDELSNDRVSLGGPQSILLPSPTEGYDAQLNAIKSLVAEDPGRVAQVVKEWINTDE, encoded by the coding sequence ATGGCAGAAACACTCGCCGATAGCGTTCCGGCCAAGACAGGCGCCTCCGGGAAAAAGCCCTTGATGGGCCTGGCTTTCCTGGAAAACCTTTCCGAGATGACCATGTTGCGTCAGGTCGGCCTGATGGTCGGGCTGGCTGCCAGCGTGGCTATCGGCTTTGCCGTGGTGCTCTGGTCGCAACAGCCTGATTATCGGCCGCTGTATGGCAGCCTGGCCGGTATGGACGGCAAGCAGGTCATGGACACGCTGACCACGGCCAATATTCCGTACACCATCGAGCCAAACTCCGGCGCCTTGCTGGTCAAGGCCGATGATGTGCAGCGCGCGCGCATTCAGCTGGCGTCGGCAGGCGTGACCCAGCATGACGGCAACGTCGGCTTTGAAATCCTCGACAAGGACCAGGGCCTGGGCACCAGCCAGTTCATGGAAGCCACCCGCTATCGTCGGGGCCTGGAAGGCGAGCTGGCGCGTACGATTTCGTCGCTCAATAACATCAAGGCGGCACGCGTTCACCTGGCGATCCCGAAAAGCTCGGTTTTCGTCCGCGATGACCGCAAGCCAAGCGCATCGATTCTGGTCGAGCTGTACGCGGGTCGCTCCCTTGAGCCGAGCCAGGTCATGGCCATCGTCAATCTGGTGTCGACCAGTGTGCCGGAACTGGCCAAGTCACAAATCAGCGTGGTCGACCAAAAAGGCAACCTGCTCTCGGATCAGGCTGAAAACTCCGAGCTGACCATGGCCGGTAAACAGTTCGATTATTCGCGCCGCATGGAAAGCATGCTGACCCAGCGTGTGCAGAATATTCTCCAGCCGGTGCTGGGTAGCGACCGCTACAAGGCTGAGGTTTCGGCCAACGTCGATTTCAGTGCGGTGGAGTCCACCGCAGAAAGCTTCAACCCGGACCAGCCTGCCTTGCGCAGCGAGCAGTCGGTCAACGAACAGCGCTCCAGCAGTTCCGGCCCGCAAGGCGTACCGGGTGCCCTGAGCAATCAGCCGCCAGGTCCGGCCACCGCGCCGCAGGCCGCAGGAGGCGCCGCCGGTGGCGCAGCTGCAGCGATTGCTCCGGGTCAGCCGTTGCTGGATGCAAACGGTCAGCAAATCATGGATCCGGCGACGGGCCAGCCAGCGTTGGCACCGTATCCAGCCGACAAGCGCGTGCAGTCGACCAAGAACTTCGAACTGGATCGCTCCATCAGCCACACCAAGCAACAGCAGGGTCGTCTGACCCGTCTGTCGGTCGCGGTGGTGGTCGATGATCAGGTCAAGGTCAACGCGGCCAACGGTGAAGTGACCCGCACGCCTTGGAGTGCCGATGATCTGAACCGCTTCACTCGCCTGGTGCAGAATGCCGTCGGCTTCGACGCCAGCCGTGGTGACAGCGTCAGCGTCGTCAACGTGCCGTTCTCTGCCGAGAAGGGCGAGGTCTTTACCGAAATTCCGTTTTACTCGCAACCGTGGTTCTGGGACATCGTCAAGCAGGCGGTGGGCATCATCTTCATCCTGATTCTGGTCTTCGGTGTTCTGCGCCCGGTGTTGAACAACATCACCAATGGCAAGAGCAAGGAACTGGCCGGATTCGACGATGGTACGGGTGGCTTTGGTGGCATGGGCGGTGGCGACGAACTGTCCAACGACCGTGTCAGCCTGGGTGGTCCGCAGAGCATTCTGCTGCCTAGCCCGACCGAGGGTTATGACGCGCAGTTGAACGCGATCAAGAGTCTGGTGGCTGAAGATCCGGGTCGTGTGGCCCAGGTTGTGAAAGAGTGGATTAACACTGATGAATGA
- the fliE gene encoding flagellar hook-basal body protein has product MSQGVEFNRLMLDMRSMQMDAMAAPKAVATPQVGASSFADMLGMAVNKVSETQQASSQLANAFEIGKSGVDLTDVMISSQKASVSFQALTQVRNKLVQAYQDIMQMPV; this is encoded by the coding sequence ATGAGCCAAGGTGTTGAATTTAATCGCTTGATGTTGGATATGCGCTCCATGCAAATGGATGCCATGGCTGCGCCGAAAGCCGTCGCCACGCCGCAAGTTGGCGCCAGCAGCTTTGCCGACATGCTTGGTATGGCCGTGAACAAGGTCAGCGAAACCCAGCAGGCGTCCAGCCAGCTGGCTAATGCGTTCGAGATCGGCAAGTCCGGCGTGGATCTCACCGATGTGATGATTTCCTCCCAGAAGGCCTCCGTGTCCTTCCAGGCCTTGACCCAGGTGCGCAACAAACTGGTTCAGGCTTATCAAGACATCATGCAGATGCCGGTTTAA
- the glnG gene encoding helix-turn-helix, Fis-type has translation MSIKVLLVEDDRALREALGDTLELAGHDFHAVTCAEEALVAVASEPFSLVISDVNMPGMDGHQLLALLRERHPQLPVLLMTAHGAVDRAVDAMRQGAADYLVKPFEPKALLALVARHALGRLGPIDHDGPVAVEPASAQLLNLASRVAKSDSTVLISGESGTGKEVLARYIHQHSPRADKPFIAINCAAIPDNMLEATLFGHEKGSFTGAIAAQAGKFEQADGGTILLDEISEMPMGLQAKLLRVLQEREVERVGGKKPIILDIRVLATTNRDLAGEVAAGRFREDLFYRLSVFPLAWQPLRQRTADILPLAERLMAKHVNKMKHAPVRLSAQAQQCLIDYAWPGNVRELDNAVQRALILQQGGVIQAEDFCLSGPVTGASLASVAAPVVPAAASTATLELTGNESAGALGDDLRRREFQMIIDTLRAERGRRKEAAERLGISPRTLRYKLAQMRDAGMDVEAYLFAT, from the coding sequence ATGTCGATCAAGGTACTGCTGGTCGAGGATGACCGTGCGCTGCGCGAGGCGCTGGGCGATACCCTTGAGCTGGCCGGTCATGATTTTCACGCCGTCACCTGCGCCGAAGAGGCTTTGGTCGCGGTCGCGAGCGAGCCGTTCAGCCTGGTGATCAGCGACGTGAACATGCCGGGTATGGACGGCCACCAGTTGCTGGCATTGTTGCGCGAGCGTCACCCGCAATTGCCTGTGTTGTTAATGACGGCCCATGGCGCGGTCGACCGTGCGGTGGATGCCATGCGTCAGGGCGCCGCCGACTATCTGGTCAAACCCTTCGAGCCCAAGGCGTTGCTGGCTCTGGTAGCGCGCCATGCATTAGGCCGTCTGGGGCCGATTGATCACGATGGTCCGGTGGCGGTAGAGCCGGCCAGTGCGCAGTTGTTGAACCTGGCCAGCCGCGTGGCGAAAAGTGATTCCACCGTGTTGATTTCCGGTGAGTCCGGGACCGGCAAAGAAGTGCTCGCCCGCTACATCCATCAGCATTCTCCTCGCGCGGACAAACCCTTTATTGCCATCAACTGCGCGGCGATTCCGGACAACATGCTCGAAGCCACGTTGTTCGGCCACGAGAAGGGATCGTTTACCGGCGCAATTGCCGCACAAGCAGGCAAGTTCGAACAGGCCGATGGCGGCACGATCTTGCTCGATGAAATTTCGGAAATGCCCATGGGCCTGCAAGCGAAACTATTGCGGGTGCTGCAGGAGCGGGAAGTGGAGCGGGTAGGCGGCAAAAAGCCGATCATCCTCGACATCCGTGTGCTGGCCACCACCAACCGCGATCTGGCCGGTGAAGTGGCGGCGGGGCGCTTCCGTGAAGACCTGTTCTACCGGCTTTCGGTATTTCCCCTGGCGTGGCAACCGTTGCGTCAACGGACTGCCGATATTCTGCCGTTGGCCGAGCGTTTAATGGCCAAGCACGTCAATAAAATGAAACACGCACCGGTCAGGCTGTCCGCCCAGGCGCAGCAGTGCCTGATCGACTACGCCTGGCCCGGTAACGTGCGCGAGCTGGACAACGCCGTGCAACGTGCGCTGATTCTTCAACAGGGCGGGGTGATCCAGGCTGAAGATTTCTGCCTGTCCGGGCCGGTGACCGGAGCATCGCTGGCCTCGGTCGCCGCGCCGGTTGTGCCTGCGGCGGCTTCTACAGCCACGCTGGAGCTGACGGGCAACGAGTCAGCGGGGGCGTTGGGTGACGATCTGCGACGTCGGGAGTTTCAAATGATCATCGATACGTTGCGGGCCGAACGCGGTCGGCGCAAGGAAGCGGCGGAGCGGCTGGGCATCAGCCCGCGCACCTTGCGCTACAAGCTGGCGCAGATGCGTGACGCCGGGATGGATGTGGAAGCTTATTTGTTCGCCACGTGA
- the zraS_2 gene encoding flagellar sensor histidine kinase FleS produces MPQAAQMPSGPLPQVLPSLELESRQGLEQAFQLFNQMSAQLTDSYGLLEARVSELKGELAVVSAQRMEELAENERIANRLQNLLDLLPGGVIVIDAMGIVREANPAAVDLLGQPLIGELWRHVISRCFAPREDDGHEVSLKDGRRLSISTRSLDAEPGQLVLLNDLTETRRLQDQLARHERLSSLGRMVASLAHQIRTPLSAALIYASHLTEQQLPVETQQRFAGRLKERLHELEHQVRDMLVFARGELPLTDRIAPQQLFAALQAAAQTHTQDLAVRWQCDDLDGQLLCNRDTLVGAMLNLVENAVQASAGRTRLKIHAYARGDTLRLCISDNGSGISAAALARIGEPFFTTKATGTGLGLAVVTAVTRAHRGSVHYRSRLGRGTCAIVTLPLIPNAAQQELI; encoded by the coding sequence ATGCCTCAAGCCGCTCAGATGCCTTCTGGTCCGTTGCCTCAAGTGTTGCCCTCCCTGGAGCTGGAAAGCCGTCAGGGTCTGGAACAGGCGTTTCAGCTGTTCAACCAGATGTCGGCACAGTTGACGGACTCTTACGGCTTGCTTGAAGCGCGGGTCTCCGAGCTCAAGGGCGAGCTGGCGGTAGTCAGTGCTCAGCGCATGGAAGAGCTGGCCGAAAACGAACGCATCGCCAACCGCCTGCAAAACCTCCTCGACCTGTTGCCCGGTGGCGTGATCGTCATTGATGCCATGGGTATCGTTCGCGAGGCCAACCCGGCGGCAGTGGACTTGCTGGGGCAACCCTTGATTGGCGAACTGTGGCGGCATGTGATCAGCCGTTGCTTTGCACCCCGCGAAGATGACGGCCATGAAGTGTCCCTCAAGGACGGCCGACGCCTGTCGATTTCCACCCGCTCCCTGGACGCCGAGCCGGGCCAGTTGGTGCTCCTTAATGACCTGACGGAAACCCGGCGGCTCCAGGATCAACTGGCGCGGCATGAGCGTTTGTCGTCCCTGGGCCGCATGGTCGCCTCGCTGGCGCATCAGATCCGCACGCCACTGTCGGCCGCCTTGATCTACGCCAGCCATTTGACCGAGCAGCAGTTGCCCGTAGAAACCCAGCAGCGTTTTGCCGGGCGACTCAAGGAGCGGCTGCACGAGCTGGAACATCAGGTGCGCGACATGCTGGTGTTCGCCCGTGGCGAATTGCCGTTGACGGATCGCATCGCCCCGCAGCAATTGTTTGCAGCCCTGCAGGCTGCCGCCCAGACCCACACGCAGGACCTGGCCGTGCGCTGGCAGTGCGATGACCTCGACGGGCAACTGCTGTGCAACCGCGACACGCTGGTCGGGGCCATGCTCAACCTGGTGGAAAACGCGGTCCAGGCCAGTGCCGGGCGTACCCGTCTGAAAATTCATGCCTACGCACGTGGCGACACCTTGCGCCTGTGCATCAGCGACAACGGCAGTGGTATCAGCGCAGCGGCGCTGGCGCGGATCGGCGAACCCTTTTTCACCACCAAGGCCACCGGCACCGGGCTGGGCCTTGCAGTGGTCACGGCGGTGACGCGCGCACACCGTGGCAGCGTTCACTATCGCTCCCGGCTCGGACGCGGAACCTGTGCGATTGTCACCTTGCCGTTGATCCCGAACGCCGCTCAACAGGAACTCATCTGA
- the ntrC_2 gene encoding transcriptional regulator — translation MWREIKILLIDDDSQRRRDLAVILNFLGEENLSCSSQDWQQVVGSLTSTREVLCVLVGSVNAPGSLQGLLKTVAAWDEFLPVLMIGEISSAAELPEDLRRRVLSTLEMPPSYSKLLDSLHRAQVYREMYDQARERGRHREPNLFRSLVGTSRAIQHVRQMMQQVADTDASVLILGESGTGKEVVARNLHYHSKRRDAPFVPVNCGAIPAELLESELFGHEKGAFTGAITSRAGRFELANGGTLFLDEIGDMPLPMQVKLLRVLQERTFERVGSNKTQSVDVRIIAATHKNLESMIEIGSFREDLYYRLNVFPIEMAPLRERVEDIPLLMNELISRMEHEKRGSIRFNSAAIMSLCRHGWPGNVRELANLVERMAIMHPYGVIGVAELPKKFRYVDDEDEQMVDSLRIDLEERVAINGHTPNFAASAMLPPEGLDLKDYLGGLEQGLIQQALDDANGIVARAAERLRIRRTTLVEKMRKYGMSRREGDEQADD, via the coding sequence ATGTGGCGTGAAATCAAGATTCTACTGATCGATGACGATAGCCAGCGCCGCCGCGACTTAGCGGTGATTCTGAATTTTCTCGGCGAAGAAAATTTGTCCTGCTCAAGCCAGGATTGGCAGCAAGTTGTCGGCTCTTTGACGTCCACTCGTGAAGTGCTCTGCGTACTCGTCGGCAGCGTAAACGCGCCGGGCAGTCTTCAAGGCTTGCTTAAGACAGTCGCTGCATGGGATGAGTTCCTTCCTGTTTTGATGATTGGTGAAATTTCTTCCGCGGCAGAGCTGCCGGAAGACCTTCGCCGTCGTGTGCTCTCCACCCTCGAAATGCCGCCCAGCTACAGCAAGCTGCTGGATTCCCTGCACCGTGCCCAGGTCTATCGTGAAATGTACGACCAGGCTCGCGAGCGCGGTCGTCATCGTGAGCCGAACCTGTTTCGCAGCCTGGTAGGTACCAGTCGCGCGATTCAGCATGTGCGCCAGATGATGCAGCAAGTGGCCGACACCGACGCCAGCGTGTTGATCCTCGGTGAGTCGGGCACGGGCAAGGAAGTGGTCGCGCGTAACCTGCACTATCACTCCAAGCGCCGCGACGCGCCGTTCGTGCCAGTCAACTGCGGGGCGATCCCGGCCGAGTTGCTGGAGAGCGAACTGTTCGGTCACGAGAAGGGCGCCTTCACCGGTGCGATCACCAGCCGTGCCGGGCGATTTGAGCTGGCCAACGGCGGCACCCTGTTCCTGGATGAAATCGGCGACATGCCGTTGCCGATGCAGGTCAAGCTGCTGCGCGTTTTGCAGGAGCGTACCTTCGAGCGCGTTGGCAGCAACAAGACCCAGAGCGTGGACGTGCGCATCATCGCGGCCACCCACAAGAATCTCGAATCGATGATCGAGATCGGCAGTTTCCGCGAAGACCTTTACTACCGCCTCAATGTGTTCCCGATCGAGATGGCACCGCTGCGTGAGCGGGTTGAAGACATCCCGTTGCTGATGAACGAGTTGATCTCGCGCATGGAGCACGAAAAGCGCGGTTCGATTCGTTTCAACTCCGCCGCCATCATGTCCCTGTGTCGTCATGGCTGGCCGGGCAACGTTCGTGAGTTGGCCAACCTGGTGGAACGCATGGCGATCATGCATCCCTACGGCGTGATCGGGGTTGCCGAACTGCCGAAGAAATTCCGCTACGTCGACGATGAAGACGAGCAAATGGTCGACAGCCTGCGCATCGACCTGGAAGAGCGCGTGGCCATCAACGGCCATACGCCAAACTTCGCCGCCAGCGCCATGCTGCCGCCTGAGGGGCTGGACCTCAAAGACTACCTCGGAGGTCTGGAGCAGGGCTTGATTCAGCAGGCGCTCGATGATGCCAACGGCATTGTGGCCCGCGCCGCCGAACGCTTGAGAATCCGCCGTACCACCCTGGTGGAAAAAATGCGTAAGTACGGCATGAGCCGTCGTGAGGGCGATGAACAGGCAGATGATTGA
- the fliT gene encoding motility-like protein FliT, with product MSSAALKRIEETREALVGALAERDWDAISKLDMDCRACVDDVISEATPNAPEVRSNLEELLTVYRQLIDTATDARQAIVDEMSQITQAKNAAKVYHLFES from the coding sequence ATGAGCAGTGCTGCACTCAAGCGTATTGAAGAGACTCGTGAGGCGCTGGTTGGCGCTTTGGCCGAGCGTGACTGGGACGCCATCAGCAAGCTGGACATGGACTGCCGTGCCTGCGTCGACGACGTCATCAGCGAGGCTACGCCCAACGCCCCTGAGGTGCGCAGCAACCTCGAAGAGCTATTGACGGTTTATCGTCAATTGATAGATACCGCTACAGATGCGCGTCAGGCAATTGTCGACGAAATGTCGCAAATCACCCAAGCCAAGAACGCCGCAAAGGTTTACCATCTGTTCGAATCGTGA
- the fliS gene encoding flagellar protein FliS, which yields MDSESFEAALLRGKNMNSMRALRQYQKVNSHAQISEATPHRLVQMLMEGGLDRMAQAKGAMARGDIPEKGLMLGKAIDIIIGLRDGLDPEKSTDPASVQQLESLYAYMTNRLIDANVQSDPTIVDEVAGLLITVKSGWDGISAAQ from the coding sequence ATGGACAGTGAATCCTTTGAAGCAGCCCTGTTACGAGGTAAGAACATGAACTCCATGAGAGCCCTTCGCCAATACCAGAAGGTCAATTCACATGCGCAGATCTCCGAAGCCACCCCCCATCGTCTGGTGCAGATGCTGATGGAAGGCGGTCTGGATCGTATGGCCCAGGCCAAGGGCGCCATGGCTCGTGGAGACATTCCGGAAAAAGGTCTGATGCTGGGCAAGGCCATCGATATCATCATCGGCTTGCGTGACGGTCTGGACCCGGAAAAAAGTACCGATCCGGCCTCCGTACAGCAGCTCGAAAGCCTGTACGCTTACATGACCAATCGCCTGATTGACGCTAACGTTCAGAGCGATCCTACAATCGTCGATGAAGTGGCTGGCTTGTTGATCACTGTCAAAAGCGGTTGGGATGGCATTTCTGCCGCTCAATAG